The nucleotide window TTGAATCAATATATTCATCCGGATAGTGGTTTTGTTGAGTTTTATGGGATTCATGCAGCTGATTATGACCAGCACTATCTGCGAGATAAAATTCACATGGTTAATAGTTCAAATATTTTTGGTTGTACTATTGGTGAATTCCTCCAGTTTGGTATCGCAGATTCAATGTATAATCAAATTAATGATATTCTTGGCGCTACTGGATTGAGTAATTTTATTCATAGCCTACCTAAAAAATATGAAACAATGTTAATTGGTGATGGCTATCCATTACATGAGCAACAGATAATTATCCTAAAAATAGTTAAGGCAATCTTGATCAATCCCGAAGTTATTGTTATTTCTGAGATATTTGATCGGATTGATAAGAAGATTCAGAAGCAGATTCTTGACTATATCACGGGAAGCACAGATATTACGCTAATATGCTTTTCTGAAAATGAAGATAATCATATTCATTATGATAAATTCCTTTTACTGGCAAGCCGTGAAGCTTATCATGCTACTGATAGTAGCCAGTTTAAAATGATTGTAAGAAAAGTATTGAAGGAATCATAATTCATGCAGCTTGATTACGTTAAACAGCACCAGGTATACAAGATTGAAGATGCGGCAAAGTTTAAAAATATTGATAGGACAGCTATTTCAAGGTTTTTTCCAGGGTTGTCAATATTAATATTGGTTCTGGTAACATTTTTCATTGGCAGTCTCTTTTTACCTTGGATACAGACTTCTTTTGGACCAGGGCAAATAACGGCGCTACATCCGGAAGACAGGGTACAGCAAATAGTATCAACAGTTAATGGACGAGTTAGCAAATGGTATGTTCGTGATGGTAGCAAGGTAAAAAAGGGTGACAAAGTTGCTGAGATTATTGATGTTGATCCATATCTGTTAGAGCGCCTTAATTCAGAAGTTTCAGCGATGGAATTAAGGTTAAATTCTGCGATTGAGGCAACTAGACTTGCTAAGAGTAATTTTGATCGCCAACAGCGTCTTTATCGTGATGGACTGACCTCCAAAAGAGAGTTTGAGTTAGCACAGATTAATTATCAGAAATCAGTAGCCGACCAGCAATACTATAAAGCTCAATTAATTAAATCACAATCATCGTTATCAAAGCAAAATAGTCAGATAATTTTGGCAGATCGTGATGGAACGATTGTTAATACTTTATCTAGTTCGGCTACGAAGGTAGTAAAAGTTGGTGACGCTTTGGCAACTTTTATCCCGGATACGGATAATATTGCAGTTGAACTATATATAAGTGGAAATGATGTTCCTTTGGTTAGCCCTGGTCGTCATGTGCGGCTAGTTTTTGATGGTTGGCCATCTATTCAGTTTAGTGGTTGGCCATCAGTATCAATTGGTACTTTTGGTGGAGTTGTAAAAGTTGTTGATTATGCCGCAAGTTCAAATGGTATGTTCCGGGTGCTAGTCGAGCCAGACCCTAATGATCAGGCTTGGCCTTCGCGTAATTTTTTACGGATGGGTGCTCAAGCTCGGGGATATATCCAGCTTAACCGTGTTTTACTCGGCTATGAAATGTGGCGACAATTAAACGGATTCCCAATTGCGATAAATAACAAAAATAATAGTGCGACATTGTTTCATGGTAAGAATGGTGCTGATGGAGGTTATGGTGCTACCAAAGATGGAGGCAAGGATGAGAAGCAGGATAAGGGTGAATAAGCTACGGGGGTTATTATATTTATTTTCATCAATAGCCCCATGGGGTGCTGGTGCTTATGAGCTTCAGATATCAAGAATTGAAAGCTCAATTAACAGCTGTTATCCCAAAATTCTAAGCGCAGTTATTCAGCAGGAATTAAATCAGGGTAAGGTTAAAAAAAATGAGGCTCCATTTGATTTTAGGCTTGATGCTGATGCTTTGCAACGACAAGGTAGTACCTATAATACCACTTACCAGAAAATTGCATTAGAAAAAAGGTTCTATGGTTCTCCGGTGTCTGCTTATGCCGGATATGATATTTCTGGTGGCTATACTCCACAATATGATTCTGCCCAAATTACTTCAACACTGGGAAGGCAATTTGTTGGATTAAAGATGAATCTCTTGAGTGGTTTTACTATGGATGAAGAACGCTTAAATTTATATAACTCGATGCTAGATAAAGAAAAATCGGATTATGAGTTGGATTTATCAAGACTGCTGGTAAAAACTGAAGCAATGAAAGCTTATATGGGGTGGGTAATTGCTGGTGCAGAGCTTCAAGCATATGAGAAGTTATTACACATTGCTGAAACGAGACAAAATGCGCTTGAAAAAAGATTTAAAAATGGTGATATTGCAGAAATATCAGTGAAAGAGAACTATAATAACGTCTTAAAGCGAAAAATGAAAGTTACTTCTGCAAAAGATTATTTTAATAAGGCTTCACAATATCTAGCCTTATATTATCGCGACCAAAGATGTAATATTGTTACACCAAATCAGAATCTTTTGCCCAAGACATTGCCAGAAGTTAATAAAATTCCTGAACAGCCAATTGTTGATGAGGTAAATAATGCGGTTAAAAATCGTCCGGAATTTAAAATTATTCAAACTCAGCTGCAACAGATTGTAAATCAGCAAAAGCTTGCTGGGAACTACTTGTTACCAAAATTAAATTTATCTGTTCAATATAATCAAAATAACTCAGATACCGCAACTTCGTCATATTTTCAACTGAATCAGCAGGAAGCGGTTGGTAAACTAAATTTTTCGATGCCTCTTGAGCGGAGCTACGGAAAAGGTATGGATAAAGAAACTGAAGCTAGTTATCGCAAATTACTAAATGATAGGCAGTTACTTCTTGATCAGCTAAAGGCACAGCTTGAAACGTTACATTATTCAGTTGATGCAACGGCTAGTCAAGTTGACATGTCTAAAACAGAAAATAAACTAGCAACTGATTTATTAAATGCCGAAAATAGACGAGTGCAGAATGGGGATAGTAATTTCTTTATGCTTAATTTGCGTGAGGATAATGCAACTAACTCATATTTGAATTATATCAACGTTATAGCTGGAAACTATCAGGCACTAATTGAATATAATTTCCTTACCGGGAACAATGTTCATCTAACTAAAGCTTATCCACAATTTAATTGAAATTATATATGTTTAGTCTGGAAGACATAGTCAAAGTAAATTATTTTGACGCTGTTCTGAATAATTTATTAAAATAATGGTTGATATTTCAACTGCTTACTAATGGGGTAATTATGGATTCAAGTTTAATTTCCACTCTACTGAGGGATTTGGACAATATTGTTCGTGAGATTCATACAATTTATGAAGCTAGTTTTAAAAACTATTCACTACAAAAGGGGCAGTTTGCTTACATTACCCGAATTTGTGAAAATGAAGGAATTAACCTTGCTGACCTGTCTTTTCGCCTAAAAGTTGATAAAACTACCACTACTAAGGCAGTACAGAAATTAATAGTTTCTGGATTAATAAATAAAGTGCAGGACGTAACGGATAAAAGAGTTTGGCATTTATTCCCTACGGCAAAAACCAGAGAGTTGTATTCACAGATAATTGCAGAAAAAAATCGCGTGCTGGAATTATGTTTTGCTGGCTTTAGTAATAAGGAGCGAGCAGCTTTTGGTAGTCTTGTTACCAAAATGTCAGCAAATATTGCCGAAGAATGGAAAAAAACTATTCATCGTGATAAAGAGTAAGTAATAATAAATTCCCATAAGTTAGATATAGGTTTAAAAGATAAAAATCATGAGTCCGTATCAGAATAAAAAAGTATTGCTTGCTTCAATGCATCAAAAAGAGCTAGCCATCCAAGAACCCTTTGAAGAAATTGTTGGCTGTAGGCTTGAAGTTATCGATAATTTCAATACTGATCAATTTGGAACTTTTAGTGGTGAAGTTGAGCGGGTTTTAACTGCCTATGAAACTCTAAAGCAAAAAGCAATTGTTGCCGCAGAGCAATATAACTATGATTATGTGATTAGTAGTGAAGGTGCTTTTGGACCCCATCCAAATTACCTACTAGCAAATTCAGATACCGAAATGCTATTGTTTTATGATCGTGTGAATGATTATTTTATCAGCGATTATGAAATTAGTATGGAAACTAATCTTGCAGATTATGAGTTTGATCAGCCTAATCATGATTATAGTAAATTTCTTGATAAAGTGATGTTTCCATCACATGCCCTGATACTTAAAGCCGAGAATATAGTAATCGCGAAAGGTATTAAAGATCGTGCAACTCTTGATCAGTTAGTAGCTGAGAATATTCATAAATATGGCAAATTAAAGCTGGAAACTGACATGCGCGCAATGAATAATCCAAGTCGTATGAAAGTGATCAGTTTGCTTGCTAATAAGCTTGCAAAAAGAGTTATCTCCCACTGCAAGTCATGTGATACTCCAGGGTTTGGTATAACCAGTCTAAGTGGCTATCTACTTTGTGAATTGTGTGGTTTACCTACCAAAATCAAAAAATATCGTGAACATAAATGCATCAAGTGTGATTACCTTGAAAAAGAAGTAATTGACTTGTCAAAACAGTTTGCTGATCCAAAATATTGCGACTATTGTAATCCATAACTGATTGGCAATAAAGCTGCTAGCTGCTGGGAAATTTAATATAATTTTTGCTGTTGAATGTATAAGTTGACTGATTCTGGTATCATGTCAGCGATACTATCCAAGTTTTTCTGCTGTTTTCTGATTTGGGTTGAGGAGATATCTACTGGGGTGAAATCAGTGATAATTATTTGACCAGCAGGCATATTTTGATTGTAGTTCCTGATGTCTATAAGGCGTTTGATAATTTCGTTATCAAGATTTTCAACTGTATATCCCGGGCGCATAGCAACAATGAAATTAGTCAGGTTAAATAATTCTTTCCAGTTATCCCACGTTGAGAGGCTAATAAGCGAATCCCCACCAATTATGAAAAAAAAGCTTTCTTCTTTACCATACTTAGCTCTTAATCGAGAAAGTGTAAGATAGCTTGGGCTATACTCATGGTACTCAGTTTCACTTAAATTTAGTTGGAGTTGTTCCGGGTACATAGTGACAACTAATCTTAACATTTCCAGTCGTTGCTTCAAACTGGCGACCGGGGCTGGCTTATAATTTGGTGTTCCATTTAATGGCAGTAAATCAACTTTGCAGTTGAATTTGCTAGCAATGTGTAGTGCCAGCTTAAGATGTCCATTATGAATTGGGTCAAATGTTCCACCAAATAAAATTATCATGCGTGAAATGCACCATTTGCCAGAGAAAGCAAGTATTCATCATCAATATCGTTGGTAATATAATTGCCATCAAAGCACGAAGCCTCAAAGCCCGGAATATCTGGGTTAATTTCCCTGATTGATTTTTTGAGGTTTTCGAGATCCTGATAAATTACCAGATCAGCACCAATAGCAGTAGCTATCTCACTATCGGTCTTATTATGGGCAACGAGAGCATTATAGGCTGGCATATCGATTCCATAAACGCTCGAGAATTTGATTCGTGGTGCAGCTGATGCAAAGTAAATATTTTTAGCTCCAGCATTGCGAGCAATTTTGATAATTTCTCTTGAGTTGGTTCCTCGAACAATTGATGCATCAACAAGGAGTACATTTTTATTTTTAAATTCAAGCTCAATTGGGCTTAACATGCTTTGAACTGTTACCTGTAGTTGTTCTGAATTTTGGGGGTGTGGTTCATTATCTACCAGATGGTTTCTTACAAAACCTTCCTGATATGGTACGCCAAGCTCCATCGCTAGGCTAATTGCCGCCGGACGAGCAATGTCGGGTACTGGAATGACTACATCAATTTCCAGATTTGGATAATATTCACGTATTGTTTGTGCCAAATAATGTCCTTGGGCTTTACGTGCTAGTTGAACGGGAACTTCTTCAATGACAGAATCTTGCCGTGCCAGATAGACATATTCAAAAATACAGATATTTAATACTGGGTTGGGATGGCAGATTTTGCTTTCAAGTTTACCCTCCGCTGTTATGATAATTGCCTCGCCTGGGCTTACATCTCGAATTAGGTCGTAGCCTGTGCTATTAAGTGTGCAACTTTCTGATGCTAGCATATAGCTAATCGAGTTATCTGCTTCGATCTTTTTACCAAGAACCAGTGGACGAATGCCAAATGGATCTCTGAAGCCAACTAAACCATAATCAGCAATCATGCTAACTACTGCGTAACCACCTTTTAGTCGTTGATTCAGGTTCTCAATGGCTTTGAAGATTGCCTGATTATCTAATTCATTGTTAATCGTTGATTGCTGTAATTCAAAAGCAAAAGCATTGGTTAGTACTTCTGAATCAGATTTGGTTCTTACATGACGGTGGTTTTTATGTAAAACTTCTTCTCGTAATTGTTTGGTATTGGTCAAATTACCATTGTGTGCGAGCATAATCCCAAATGGTGAATTTACATAAAATGGATGTGCCTGTTCAGGATCGTCTGCAGAACCTGCGGTTGGAAATCTTACGTGTCCAATACCAATATTGCCGTGTAGGTAAGAGAGATCATAATTTGAAATGACATCTTTAATCAGCCCGATACCTTTTTTTAGATACATCAGGTTGCCATCCATGGTTGCCATGCCAGCGGCCTGTTGACCACGATGCTGAACACCTTTTAAAGCATTATATAGTAGCTGGTTTACTGGGTGATCAGTAACTATTCCTACAATTCCACACATAATTATTTTCCAGACTCTTTAAGTTTATTTGCTTCATGCTCAATTATTGTCGTAGCATGTTTGCCAATTTCGTTGTTAAGATTTTCCATATTTTTCGGGATGGCACTGATTATCATATTAACTGCCGGGGTTAAAATTGGTGAAAACCATGAACTATTCCAGCCGCGATCTTTATCAATACTAAACATTTCCATTAGAATAACTAATAGGGAACAGATGATTATTCCTCGAACTATACCAAATAACGCGCCAAGAAGATAATTTAGTCCACTTAATCCACTTTTGGCGATTGCCTTATTAAAGATCATTTTGAGTAGCGTGATTATGATAGCTACGCCTATGAATGAAATTATATAGGTAATAAGTGAGCGAAATAATTCATTGCTGATTATTTCTGGAATATATCTTTCAATGAGTTCTGCATAATTACGGGTAACAAAAAGTGCTATAAACCATGTGCTTATCGAGAGTAATTCGGAAACCCCGCCACGAATGGTAGCTAAGGCTGCAGATATTAGGATTATGGATGCAAATAGAAAATCATAATTACTTAAGTGGGGCATTTTAGCTACCTGTTACTATTCCAGAGTAGCCTTGTCCGGTTATTTGCTGTAATTTCTGAACTGCATCTTCGCGGCTAAATGGACCTGCACGTAAGCGATAGAGTGTTCCATTGTCAGTTTCGATTTCTTGAACCGATGCATTTATTCCTTTACTTGCTAGTACTTGCTGTAATTGATCTGCTTTATTTTGGTTTTTTAATGCAGCAAATTGAATGTAACTTTTGCCTAGTCCTTGAGGTTGATTCATCTTTTTACTAGTTGAATTATCTACTAGACCATTTAGGATGTCTTCAGGATTTGACTGCTTCGGTTTTGGCTTTTTTGCTGGTGTAGAACTGGGCTTTTTGACAGTTGCTGGAGCTACAGCAGTATCTTGATTTTCTGTTGTATCATTATTGTTGCGATTAACTACACCAGCTTTGTATCCTGCTCCTTGAGAAGCAGATTTCTTACTGTTCACTGGCGTACTTGCTGCAATTGCAGCTATTTGATCAATACTTTCATTTTGAGTTTGCATGCTTGCTGGAGCAGATGCATTACTTACATTTGCACTGGCATTATTTTTGACCATCAGTGTTGTCGAATTTGTACCACTTGCAGCTTTATTTTTTATTTCAACTACATCTGGGTTGATGGCAATTGGTTTTACTTTTGCAGTAACATTTAGTAAAACAAATAGCGCAATCCCAAGAAGAATTATACTGCCGATAAGGCGCTGTCTTGATTTGCGCTTTGCCTCTTCTGTAATTTTTATAATATTGCTTTTATTGTGCGTATACTTTGGTTGCATTTGTTTTATTCTTTTTTTGTAATTGAAAGTAACTTATAACTAGCTTTTTATGATTTTATATGCTGATTCTACAACCAAGAATGAACCAAAACAAACTAGTCGGTCTTCCTTTTCAAGTTGTGAATAAGCCTTATTTACTGCCATACTAATATCATCAAAGCATTCAATCTGTGATGGCTTATAGCCATTTTTAAGCAGAAAATCCCTGATTTCATTAATTTCAGAGCTTCTGTCGTTTGGTATCCTAGCCAAATACCAGTGATCAAATTTATCACCAATAATTCTTAGTGCCTGTTGCCAATCTTTATCTTTGGCACAGCCAAAAACAGCCAAATTATGTTTGGTAAAGGGTAATTTTAGCATATTTTGTAAGAGCATCTCAATTGCTTGCGGATTATGTGCAGTATCAAGCACAATTTGGGGGTGCCAGGTAAAACTTGAAATCTGCCGATCAATGATGTTTGTAATAAACCTGATTTTATTTGCCCTAGATTTACTGGGAATCTATTCCGGATATTATTTAATATTGCAATACTAAGAGCTGCATTATTTAGCTGCTCATTCCCACGCAAACTTGGCATCGGTAGTCCATAATAGCAAAGTGATTCTGATATGAAATCCCAGCTGATTTGTTGCCTGTTATAGCTAAAATCGCGATTAATAATCTGTAGTTTGGCATTTATTGACTGTGCATATTTAATTACTGACTCAGGAATATTACTTCCTGCGATTAATGCTGGTTGGTTGCTTCTGAAAATGCCAGCCTTATTTAATCCGATTTCTTCGATGCTATTACCAAGTAATTCACAGTGATCCATCCCAATTGAGCTGATAGCTGAGATACTGGGGGTGAAAATATTGGTCGCATCATTAAGTCCACCAATACCAACTTCGACAATTGCTATATCAACCTTATGTTCACTAAAAATTAAATGGCTGGCGAGAACAAATGATTTAAATAATCCAAGATTTTTTTCACTTGCAGCTATAACCTGCGAAAGAGTATCTTCAAGTTCGCTATCACTTACTGGGTTATTATTGAGACAGATTCTTTCATTATAGTCAAATACATGTGGTGAAGTAAATGTGCCAACCTTGTAGCCTGCATTACTAAGTATTGTTGTTAAAAAGGCACAGGTTGAACCTTTGCCATTTGTGCCACCAATGAGTACGATTGGATACTGAGGGGTAATTCTCAGCTTTTCTGCAATCTGTTTGACTTCTGATAGTGGTGCACTATAGTTATCTGTTGCAAGGAGTTTGTCAATTAGTTGCTGCTTGTCGGCTGCCATTTGATATGTCTTCTTAGAGCTTTATATTTTGTTACAGGGATATTATTAAATGCTATTAATAGGTATCTTGTTTTTTTGGTAGCGGTTTTAATTCCGATAATTGTACAAAAATAGCTAAGAGTAGTTATTTTTACAATGTCATATAATTCGGTGCGATTGTTTTCCCAGACAATGGCATTGTTGATGGCTAAAAGCAGGTCAATTTTTTCGGGATGATAGAAATAATATTGATAAGCAATAATCAATAGCCAAAGCATGAGTACCGTCACCAGCAGTAGCTTATACCAGTTCATTATGTTTGCGGCTGAAGCCATAAGTATAATTATAGATACTATAGCAAAAAAAACTAACCAGTTAGATTTACGTTTAGTAATCGAGATGCTTAATAGCTCATCTGACATATAGGGTTTATACTTAAAAAGTTTGATGTTACAAAATTAGCCGATTAACATTAGAGTTCTTTCATAACCCATTATTTCATTCTTAGACTAGGAATAAGGACTTTGAGAAACGGAGTGTACACTTAAGTACATGAATATCGCAGAAGTCCTTATGACAACGTACCAGAGTTAAAGAAGCAAGTTAGGAAAGAGGTCTATTAAGTCCGGACGAGTCTTATTATATTTTTATCTCTAGTTCTTAAGCTAGGTTACAATTATTTAGTGAACTGTTTCAGGTGAATCATCCTCTACATCTGACTCTGTTTCCACACCATTGTCTTCAGTTAGATCTATAAGTGTTGGTGAAATTTCGATGTCAAACCATTCCCAAAACATTTTTAGACTTAGTTCATTAGGCCAGGTATTCTGATCTTCAGACCATGAGGCTAATTCAAGGTGAAATAATGCTTCAAAGTTATCGTCAACGTAGCTGATGCCATCTTCAATTGCATCTACTTCGGGTATTAGATATGAATTACAGTCAATTCGGATACTTTCGAGTGTTAACATTGTTCCTTCACTAATTGCAAGACTTGAATTTATCCAGTCAAGTAAAGGTTGTTTTGGCTTTATTACTACTATTGATCTCTCAACCACATAAAACATTATTAATCATTCCTTTTACTGTTTAGAAAGCGATTATAGCTGATTTTTAGCTAATTGCTTATATTAATATCAGGTTGGCATTGCTAATGATCTGATATGCAGTCATTATTGCAGCTGTTCTTCGGGTTGCTTCATGTTGAGGCTGTTACACTAAGGAGTGTTTACATTTTAAGGTAATTATGTATAAGATTATGTTAAAATTGGGGAGCTGCGTAATGTGCTAAGGTAGCAATTACTATCTGTTAATTTTACAATACAATGTATAAGTTTTTGCCTATGACTACTATAAATATCCTCAACGATCGCGAAGTTATGCTTAACCGGGAACTTGGACTGATTCAGTTTTATCGCCGGGTTTTAGCGCAAGTGCTTGATGTTAATGTGCCATTACTTGAACGGCTACGTTATCTTTGTATTGTTACCAAGAACTGCGATGAATTGTTTGAAGTGCGAGTTGCTAGATTACTAAAATGGGAAAAAGAGCAACCAACCAAACTGCTCGCCGATGGTTTGAAGGTTACTGAAGCGTTGGCGCTTATTCGTAGTGAAGTGTACAAGTTATATAGTGATATTTACTCTATTTATCATAATACGATGATTCCTGCCTTAAATAAACAGGATATTTTTATCTTACAGGCAAGAAACTGGAATAAAGAACAGCAAAAATGGGCATATAACTATTTTATTAATGAATTAAAACCAGTTCTTACTCCTATAAGCATTGACCCATCACATCCATTTCCCCGAGTGCCGAATAAAAGCTTACATTTTGCAGTTGAATTGGATGGTAAGGATCAGTTTGGGCGTGAATCAAAGATTGCCATTGTTGAGGCACCGCGGATTTTACCGCGGGTTATTGCATTACCGCCAGAATTATCTGGTAATAAGCATGTTTTTATCCTGTTACAAGATATTATTAGCCAGCATGTAAATGAGTTCTTTTATGGAATGGTAGTAAGGGGCTGTTATCCATTCAGGGTTACTAGAGCCGCGGACATAAATGTTAACTCTGATCAGAAAAATTTACGCCATGCCGTTACGCGAGAGTTATTAAAACGTAAATATGCTGAATGTTCAAGGATTGAACTAGATGTTTCGAACGGTCAGCCAGAAGACAAATTTACCGATATACTACTAAAACAATTTAATTTGAGTAAACCCGATTTATATTGGGTTAACGGTCCAGTTAATTTATCTCGATTGTCAGAAGTTGCTAATCTGGTAGATAATGATAGCCTTAAATTTACACCTTATAATCCTGGGTTGCCTAAAGAATTGGTCTCTGAGCCAGATATTTTTAAGGCGATGACCAAAACAGATATTTTATTACATACTCCATATCAGTCCTTTGATCCTGTAGTAGAATTAACTCGTCGCGCGGCAGAGGATCCGAATGTACTTGCTGTTAAAATGACAGTATATCGAACTGGGAATGACTCCGAACTTGTGCAGAATTTGATTAAAGCAGCCCGTGCGGGTAAACAGGTGGTTGCTTCGATAGAGCTATTTGCACGCTTTGATGAGGAAGCCAATGTTGAATTGGCAAATCAGCTTGAAGAGGCTGGTGCGCACGTGGTTTATGGAGTTATGGGCTACAAAGTTCATGCAAAGATGCTGACGATTATTCGCAAAGAAGGTCAGCAACTAAGACATTATGTTCATCTTGGTACTGGTAATTATCACCAAACAACTGCAAAAATTTATACTGACTTCGGTTTACTAACTACAAATAAGGAAATCGCCCGTGACGTTGACAATATTTTTAGTCAGATAACTGGTGTAGGAAAGGCAGGGGTTTTAGGGGTATTATTTCAATCTCCATTTACTCTTCATGATATGGTTATGAAGGCAATTGAGCGTGAAACCTTTAATGCATTAAGTGGCAAGAAGGCAGAAATAATTGCCAAAATGAATTCACTAGTTGAAAATCAAATAATTCGTGCGTTATACCGGGCATCACAAGCTGGTGTTAAAATTACGCTGATTGTTCGCGGAGCATGTTCATTACGCCCTTTAATACCCGGAATTTCAGATAATATTACTGTACGGTCGGTAGTTGGTCGGTTTCTTGAACATCATCGGGTTTTTTATTTTTACGATTCTGGGAACGAAGATGTTTTTATTGCCTCTGCTGATTGGATGAAACGCAATTTCTTTAAACGAGTCGAAACTTGTATCCCGATTTTAAATGATAAGATCAAACGGCGGATAATTGACGAGAGCTTGAAGCTTTATATGCAGGATAATGTGAATTCATGGCATATGAATGCCGATGGTAGCTATTCACCAGTTGAACAGACTGGTAAGCGGATTTGTGCCCAAGAATTTTTGATGGATAAGTTGGGTGTTCCCATCTTTAAGGAAACTTTAGCTATGCAGCTTACCCAACAGGTAGAAGCCTTACGAGCTAATAGTAAAGCTCCGGTGCCTTCAGTGAAAAAAGATTCTGCTATGGTTACCACCACCCCGCGAAAGCGTAACTCTCGAGCTACAGCTAATGAAAAGCCAGCTGAAAAAACTACTCCTAAGCCACGTTTGAAAAAGCCGATTATTAAAGGTTAACATGTTAAAAAATTTACTATTATTGTCGTTTATTTTTATTTTAGCCGCCTGCGGTTTTCATTTGCGTGGTGTTGCTGGTAGTTATAGTTTTCCTTTTAAAACAGTGTTTTTGAATTGTGATACTCCTGTTATTTGTCCTGGTTTGAAAAATACGATCAAGGCAGAGTCTCTGACCATGCTTGTAACGAATAAGGAAAGTGCTGAAGTGGTTATTAGTGTTAGTAATGAACAAACTAGTCGTGATACACTCGATTTTAATAGTGTTGGTCAAATTGCTAGTTATATCCTTACATACCGTGTCACAGCTCGTATTTATAATTTGCAGGGTGATCAGCTTGGTAATGATATTATAGTACAAAATCAGCAGGTTATGGCATATAATAATAGTTTAATTCTGTCATCACAGCAGCAGGAAGAAAATACTTGGGATCAGCTCCATCAGAATGTTATTAATGCACTTATACGCAGGATCGTGTATTTTCATGACGCACCATTAGTTTCCCCAGCTTATGCCTCAGAATCTCGTTAGCTGGTTAAAAGTACCTTCTCTTGACGGGTATGCCATGTTAATTAGTGGCAATGAAGAGTGCTTTCCAATACAGGAGCTACTGGTTAAAAAAGTCTCACAATTGCTCGCCAATGCGCATTTTCAGTCATTTATAGCGGATCGTTATTTTGATTTTGCAATAATTGAAGATATAATGCGAAGTAGCTCATTATTTGCTGAAAAAAATCTTCTACTTGTCTCATTTAAAACTAAACCAACTCTTGAACAGCAAAAAAAATTATTAATATTATATGATTTATTGGATGAAAATAATTATCTGATTCTCACTTGTGATAAGCTAGATAAAAAAGATCTTGCTAATGATTGGTTAAAATATTATGATAAAGCTGGACTTGTTTTTATTTTGACTGGAGATGCTTCTGAAGCAAGTGCATTTGTTAAATGTCAACTTGGAGAGCATAATTTTACTATTAATGAGGATGCTTTGGGGCTTCTACT belongs to Aquella oligotrophica and includes:
- the purF gene encoding amidophosphoribosyltransferase, which produces MCGIVGIVTDHPVNQLLYNALKGVQHRGQQAAGMATMDGNLMYLKKGIGLIKDVISNYDLSYLHGNIGIGHVRFPTAGSADDPEQAHPFYVNSPFGIMLAHNGNLTNTKQLREEVLHKNHRHVRTKSDSEVLTNAFAFELQQSTINNELDNQAIFKAIENLNQRLKGGYAVVSMIADYGLVGFRDPFGIRPLVLGKKIEADNSISYMLASESCTLNSTGYDLIRDVSPGEAIIITAEGKLESKICHPNPVLNICIFEYVYLARQDSVIEEVPVQLARKAQGHYLAQTIREYYPNLEIDVVIPVPDIARPAAISLAMELGVPYQEGFVRNHLVDNEPHPQNSEQLQVTVQSMLSPIELEFKNKNVLLVDASIVRGTNSREIIKIARNAGAKNIYFASAAPRIKFSSVYGIDMPAYNALVAHNKTDSEIATAIGADLVIYQDLENLKKSIREINPDIPGFEASCFDGNYITNDIDDEYLLSLANGAFHA
- a CDS encoding CvpA family protein, with the protein product MPHLSNYDFLFASIILISAALATIRGGVSELLSISTWFIALFVTRNYAELIERYIPEIISNELFRSLITYIISFIGVAIIITLLKMIFNKAIAKSGLSGLNYLLGALFGIVRGIIICSLLVILMEMFSIDKDRGWNSSWFSPILTPAVNMIISAIPKNMENLNNEIGKHATTIIEHEANKLKESGK
- a CDS encoding SPOR domain-containing protein, producing the protein MQPKYTHNKSNIIKITEEAKRKSRQRLIGSIILLGIALFVLLNVTAKVKPIAINPDVVEIKNKAASGTNSTTLMVKNNASANVSNASAPASMQTQNESIDQIAAIAASTPVNSKKSASQGAGYKAGVVNRNNNDTTENQDTAVAPATVKKPSSTPAKKPKPKQSNPEDILNGLVDNSTSKKMNQPQGLGKSYIQFAALKNQNKADQLQQVLASKGINASVQEIETDNGTLYRLRAGPFSREDAVQKLQQITGQGYSGIVTGS
- a CDS encoding glutamate ligase domain-containing protein: MLLQNMLKLPFTKHNLAVFGCAKDKDWQQALRIIGDKFDHWYLARIPNDRSSEINEIRDFLLKNGYKPSQIECFDDISMAVNKAYSQLEKEDRLVCFGSFLVVESAYKIIKS
- a CDS encoding bifunctional folylpolyglutamate synthase/dihydrofolate synthase — protein: MAADKQQLIDKLLATDNYSAPLSEVKQIAEKLRITPQYPIVLIGGTNGKGSTCAFLTTILSNAGYKVGTFTSPHVFDYNERICLNNNPVSDSELEDTLSQVIAASEKNLGLFKSFVLASHLIFSEHKVDIAIVEVGIGGLNDATNIFTPSISAISSIGMDHCELLGNSIEEIGLNKAGIFRSNQPALIAGSNIPESVIKYAQSINAKLQIINRDFSYNRQQISWDFISESLCYYGLPMPSLRGNEQLNNAALSIAILNNIRNRFPVNLGQIKSGLLQTSLIGRFQVLPGTPKLCLILHIIRKQLRCSYKIC
- a CDS encoding protein YgfX, which translates into the protein MSDELLSISITKRKSNWLVFFAIVSIIILMASAANIMNWYKLLLVTVLMLWLLIIAYQYYFYHPEKIDLLLAINNAIVWENNRTELYDIVKITTLSYFCTIIGIKTATKKTRYLLIAFNNIPVTKYKALRRHIKWQPTSSN